A window from Culex pipiens pallens isolate TS chromosome 3, TS_CPP_V2, whole genome shotgun sequence encodes these proteins:
- the LOC120416178 gene encoding 39S ribosomal protein L30, mitochondrial translates to MFKTVLTAFTGACRQPALVRNYGKHNKKFLYKDGVKINNIYFYPNSECSSHQLPEAGEPSKLFRVRRIKPVKGCPHWEKRILRDLGLYEVNAVAVVKNIPENNARLWKVKHLVEVLPITFPHGEPTAADIDYTFLKEDGSCVVVKELDTRTVRDKRLEAAVQFTQTEERMDGETLRKDSRLKWLNPW, encoded by the exons atgtttaaaactgttttaacTGCATTTACTGGCGCGTGCAGGCAACCTGCCTTAGTCCGAAATTATGGAAAGCACAACAAAAAGTTCCTGTACAAGGACGGCGTAAAGATAAACAACATTTACTTCTACCCAAACAG TGAATGTAGCTCTCACCAGCTGCCGGAAGCCGGGGAACCGTCCAAACTGTTCAGGGTTCGCCGCATCAAGCCGGTCAAAGGATGTCCCCACTGGGAGAAGCGTATCCTGCGAGATCTCGGCCTATACGAGGTAAACGCCGTGGCCGTGGTGAAGAACATCCCCGAGAACAACGCCCGCCTGTGGAAGGTAAAGCATCTGGTTGAGGTGCTGCCCATCACGTTTCCGCACGGGGAACCAACGGCGGCGGACATTGATTACACGTTCCTCAAGGAGGACGGCAGCTGCGTCGTGGTGAAGGAGCTGGACACGCGCACCGTCCGGGACAAGCGCCTGGAGGCGGCGGTTCAGTTTACGCAAACCGAGGAGCGCATGGACGGCGAGACGCTGCGGAAGGACTCGCGACTCAAGTGGCTGAATCCGTGGTGA
- the LOC120416177 gene encoding uncharacterized protein LOC120416177, with the protein MANQEQDNQIRITHYINPHNFWFKQESAYLFNGEEQNFQEALNKFCDETYGRGNIGSAIYTPKKVGETVAVYYFQLARWIRAHVDAIFPDLSGQVQCNLWALDEGVPVKTSVRYIKPLPERFGLGGAPTTVMRGGLRGVLPAECSYDYLQGCNVTKIVSDWSPGVVRVFEGCIEEAVSISFLADHYEVTGIDMYFGEMKITSHQNVTNNATDLLKKAGGKMVMLVEQQEFYDRLPNLRTLDMQRFEDNERVENMKFHSNTFRPEYSARCKPRHATRVCSYENQAIEQAREKVLDWDERNKRNASVVDFAPMAQKATTAASSAAEKRNRPTTRVYSQLVNESISDDDEDPPPQVEIKLPAFQPKVPPKEKPAVPSPYQRPDTRVYDVDVADVQVALNAIKLRRQASANLARNESSTNGKQAAGGGTPLNLIPAGYSMGNVHFDGSTLGASEVGTNKRDSTASLFNRHGKPPRKDHSESRLRKSRYEYRKDDGDSSSEEEVVRKLTITPFNPDEDNEQW; encoded by the exons ATGGCCAACCAAGAGCAGGACAATCAAATTAGGATCACGCATTACATTAATCCGCACAACTTTTGGTTCAAACAG GAATCGGCCTATCTGTTCAACGGCGAGGAACAAAACTTCCAGGAAGCGTTGAACAAGTTCTGCGATGAAACGTACGGCCGGGGCAACATCGGCAGTGCGATTTACACCCCGAAGAAGGTGGGCGAAACGGTGGCCGTGTATTACTTCCAGCTGGCGAGGTGGATTCGTGCACACGTCGATGCCATATTTCCGGATTTGAGCGGCCAGGTGCAGTGCAATTTGTGGGCGCTCGACGAGGGCGTTCCGGTGAAAACCAGCGTTCGGTACATCAAACCACTGCCGGAACGGTTTGGGTTGGGAGGGGCGCCGACCACGGTCATGAGGGGTGGATTGAGGGGAGTTTTGCCGGCTGAGTGT AGCTATGACTACCTTCAAGGATGCAACGTGACCAAAATAGTGTCCGATTGGAGCCCGGGCGTGGTGCGGGTGTTTGAGGGATGCATCGAGGAAGCGGTTTCGATTAGCTTCTTGGCAGATCATTACGAGGTAACCGGCATCGACATGTACTTTGGTGAGATGAAGATCACGTCTCACCAGAACGTGACGAACAATGCAACGGATCTGCTGAAAAAGGCCGGCGGCAAGATGGTGATGCTGGTCGAACAGCAGGAGTTTTACGATC GCCTTCCAAACCTTCGTACGCTGGACATGCAGCGCTTCGAAGATAACGAGCGCGTCGAGAACATGAAGTTCCACTCGAATACCTTCCGGCCGGAATATTCGGCACGGTGCAAGCCCCGCCACGCGACCCGCGTGTGTTCCTACGAAAACCAAGCCATCGAGCAGGCTCGCGAGAAGGTTCTCGACTGGGACGAACGCAACAAGCGGAACGCAAGCGTGGTGGACTTTGCACCAATGGCCCAGAAGGCAACAACCGCTGCGAGCAGTGCCGCCGAGAAGCGAAACCGACCGACAACGCGCGTCTACTCGCAGCTGGTCAACGAGTCCATCTCGGACGACGACGAAGACCCACCGCCGCAGGTCGAAATCAAACTGCCAGCATTCCAACCAAAGGTACCTCCCAAAGAGAAGCCCGCTGTCCCCAGTCCGTACCAGCGGCCAGATACTCGCGTGTACGACGTGGACGTGGCCGATGTTCAAGTCGCGCTCAACGCGATCAAATTGCGCCGCCAAGCTTCGGCTAATCTCGCTCGCAATGAGTCGTCTACGAATGGCAAACAAGCCGCAGGAGGGGGAACGCCGTTGAATCTAATACCCGCTGGCTACAGCATGGGGAACGTGCACTTTGATGGCTCAACTCTGGGTGCATCGGAGGTCGGAACGAACAAGCGAGATTCAACGGCAAGCTTGTTCAACAGGCACGGAAAACCACCACGAAAGGACCACAGTGAGTCCCGGCTAAGGAAGTCACGCTACGAGTATCGCAAAGACGACGGAGATTCGTCGTCTGAGGAGGAAGTTGTGCGAAAGTTGACCATTACGCCGTTCAATCCCGATGAGGATAACGAACAGTGGTGA
- the LOC120416142 gene encoding uncharacterized protein LOC120416142 — MSPIPRHNTALTRIALQREAAKAMLEGRESDAIFYTTTSLCAGFHAKFDADCRRFSGSDNLVTTLLEDLNGNVSKESDQFEPTKGFKDIRRQCADLPENWTVIQLSKAFTPRWNQLTHSQLLGERTTVDLVLFSFPNSELVAGVPLLIRLEPPEDPEFFALASSIAVKIKSLLTDEINTSSMRQEEMETLIGRVISGIKSWLGPWIVLFCGKFCDSDDQQLEAEVFNRVEDFCITNKRSKRDQVLISLIARRLDMVDHASIYRFCCEIEENAEQIRELYTFLVKLKDAKFEALPRFKCFPCLMIIDELLDGYPWEMMNLSQEFTRVASFQMLHSLFQAHKANIRNGYLHISVTNCHNIINPDKSLTKMSARLQTFYKEWYPHFKLIVDQPPTNAQFSSILHEADVMIYNGHGSGLQFIDGETILRHDIKSLVFLFGCDSVRLAANGLFSEMNGSHLYYNTAKCPTVVGALWVLTDFYTDYYSILLVGAWIPTENPKLQNHNVLELDPNAFKNGKLIFGSLLPQDSFDGNLLKLMAQFRWHKWLPKRITCAMVCRGLPVINAVESSK; from the exons ATGTCCCCGATTCCAAGGCACAACACGGCCCTAACGCGAATTGCGCTTCAACGAGAAGCGGCCAAAGCGATGCTGGAGGGCCGGGAGTCGGACGCAATTTTCTACACCACGACGTCGCTCTGCGCTGGATTTCACGCCAAGTTTGATGCGGATTGTCGCCGGTTTAGCGGAAGTG ATAATCTTGTTACAACACTGTTGGAAGACCTGAACGGAAACGTATCCAAAGAATCGGATCAGTTTGAGCCAACGAAGGGATTTAAGGATATTCGACGACAGTGCGCGGATCTGCCGGAAAACTGGACCGTAATTCAGCTGAGCAAGGCCTTCACACCGCGATGGAACCAGCTAACGCACAGCCAGCTGCTTGGGGAACGCACTACCGTCGATCTGGTGCTGTTCAGCTTTCCAAACTCGGAACTCGTTGCGGGAGTTCCGCTTTTGATCCGGCTGGAACCGCCCGAGGATCCAGAGTTCTTCGCTCTGGCATCGTCAATCGCGGTCAAGATCAAAAGTCTTCTAACGGACGAGATAAACACGAGCTCCATGCGGCAGGAGGAGATGGAAACGTTGATTGGACGGGTGATTAGCGGTATCAAAAGCTGGCTCGGGCCGTGGATCGTGCTGTTTTGCGGAAAATTCTGTGATTCAGACGATCAGCAGCTGGAGGCGGAGGTGTTCAACCGTGTGGAAGATTTTTGCATCACCAACAAACGCAGCAAACGTGACCAGGTTCTTATCTCGCTGATTGCGCGCCGATTGGATATGGTGGACCATGCCAGTATCTATCGGTTTTGCTgcgaaattgaagaaaatgccGAGCAGATTCGCGAGCTTTATACATTTCTGGTCAAGCTGAAGGACGCCAAGTTTGAGGCCTTGCCACGCTTCAAATGTTTTCCGTGCCTGATGATAATTGACGAGCTGCTCGACGGATATCCGTGGGAAATGATGAACCTGTCGCAGGAATTTACGCGCGTTGCGTCCTTTCAAATGCTGCACAGCCTCTTCCAGGCGCACAAAGCGAACATTCGGAACGGATATCTGCACATATCGGTCACAAACTGCCACAACATAATCAACCCAG ACAAAAGCCTAACGAAGATGAGTGCACGGTTGCAAACCTTCTACAAGGAGTGGTATCCACACTTTAAGCTAATCGTGGATCAACCGCCGACCAACGCTCAGTTTAGCAGTATTCTCCACGAGGCCGATGTTATGAT TTACAACGGCCACGGCAGCGGCCTACAGTTCATCGACGGCGAAACCATCCTGCGGCACGACATCAAGAGCTTGGTGTTCCTGTTTGGGTGCGACTCGGTGCGGCTGGCCGCCAACGGGCTGTTCAGCGAGATGAACGGCAGCCATCTGTACTACAACACGGCAAAGTGCCCCACCGTGGTCGGCGCGCTGTGGGTGCTGACCGATTTCTACACCGACTACTACTCAATTCTGCTGGTCGGCGCCTGGATTCCAACGGAAAATCCCAAACTGCAGAACCACAACGTGCTCGAGCTGGACCCGAACGCGTTTAAAAATGGCAAATTGA TATTTGGTTCGCTGCTGCCACAGGACTCGTTTGACGGAAACTTGCTGAAGCTGATGGCGCAGTTTCGCTGGCACAAGTGGCTGCCGAAGCGCATCACATGTGCGATGGTCTGTCGCGGTCTGCCCGTGATCAATGCCGTCGAATCCAGCAAATAG
- the LOC120416143 gene encoding immunoglobulin domain-containing protein oig-4-like has translation MKLNLRSTTTVCLLILLVLVGDSMARRGRARGRTKSRMQIGLPITGKYRDPESDQYYNNNNGAKITLASHFDYEYVLGHKIAFLCVARGTPRPTITWFKDGVEIFSHLYLHVHEWYIGKDKVKSKIEIDPATQMDAGVYECTADNMYSIDRRSFKTDFSIAFD, from the exons ATGAAGCTGAATCTGCGATCCACGACGACGGTGTGTTTGTTGATCCTGCTGGTTCTAGTGGGAGATTCGATGGCCCGACGTGGCCGTGCTCGAGGACGCACCAAGTCAAGG ATGCAAATCGGGCTCCCCATCACGGGAAAGTACCGAGATCCGGAGTCGGACCAGTATTACAACAACAATAAC GGAGCAAAAATTACGCTGGCCTCACATTTCGACTATGAATACGTTCTGGGCCACAAGATTGCATTTCTTTGCGTGGCACGTGGAACGCCACGGCCAACGATAACGTGGTTCAAGGACGGGGTGGAAATCTTCAGCCACCTATATCTACAT GTGCACGAGTGGTATATCGGAAAGGATAAGGTCAAGTCCAAAATTGAGATCGATCCCGCGACGCAGATGGACGCGGGCGTTTACGAGTGTACCGCCGACAACATGTACTCGATCGATCGGAGGAGTTTCAAAACTGATTTCTCGATTGCGTTCGACTAG
- the LOC120416141 gene encoding procollagen-lysine,2-oxoglutarate 5-dioxygenase, with protein sequence MCSTIVLAQFLVLLLACVSHLCVGEEKLPGKAPLVFTVASNETEAYLRYIRSAKRYGIEVTTLGLGKPWQGGDMKKLGGGYKINLLRSALKPYKSDDDRIVLFTDSYDVLFLASLEKIVEKFETFEASILFGSEGFCWPDPELKNKYPVLEGRGTRFLNSGLFMGYASKVYQMLKNPVKDTDDDQLYYTKIYIDQHLREELNMKLDHTAALFQNMNGVEEQITLALDPDSKEAFLKNTEYSTNPLVVHGNGPSKITLNGYANYLAGAFVDGECQTVKENLIELDEENLPTVMVALFVEKATPFIEEWFETVAKLNYPKQKMDVFIHNNVDHHKPTIDQFIKQYTKEYRSFRMVDYSEDFEELAGRSLAVNQCLKKKCDYLFVVDADGHIDDPDTLRRLITLNRDIISPVLTRPEKVWSNFWGALSSQGFYARSSDYMDIVGRKVLGLWNVPFISTVYLVKSSVLPEFSYELTNTDPDMALCWHMRAKGIFMHVVNTEQFGHLIDSDYYDANRTHPDFYQLFNNKYDWERKYISADYHKQLEKDFVPVQPCPDVYWFSIGTEKFCDHLREIVEAFGKWSDGTHSDKRLQGGYEAVPTRDIHMNQVGLEQVWLKFLQLYVKPLQEKVFIGYFHDPPRSLMNFVVRYRPDEQPSLRPHHDSSTYTINVALNTAGVDYEGGGCKFLRYNCSVTDTKKGWMLMHPGRLTHFHEGLLTTKGTRYIMISFVDP encoded by the exons GCACCCCTCGTGTTCACGGTAGCGAGTAATGAGACCGAAGCATATCTGCGTTACATTCGATCTGCCAAACGTTACGGAATTGAG GTGACCACCCTCGGACTCGGAAAGCCATGGCAGGGTGGTGACATGAAGAAACTCGGCGGCGGCtacaaaatcaatctgctgcGGAGCGCGTTGAAACCATACAAGTCGGACGACGACCGGATCGTACTTTTCACCGATAGCTACGACGTACTTTTCCTTGCTTCGCTGGAGAAAATTGTGGAAAAGTTTGAAACATTTGAAGCGTCGATTCTGTTCGGTTCGGAGGGTTTTTGTTGGCCAGATCCGGAGTTGAAGAACAAGTACCCGGTGCTGGAGGGCCGGGGGACGAGGTTTTTGAACTCTGGACTGTTTATGGGATACGCATCGAAGGTGTATCAGATGCTGAAGAATCCGGTTAAGGATACGGACGATGATCAGCTGTACTACACGAAGATTTACATCGATCAGCATTTGAGGGAGGAGCTTAACATGAAACTGGACCATACTGCGGCCTTGTTCCAGAACATGAATGGAGTTGAGGAGCAGATCACTCTTGCGCTTGACCCAGACAGTAAggaagcatttttgaaaaacactgaATACTCAACGAATCCtctggtcgtgcacggaaacgGTCCGAGTAAGATAACGCTGAATGGATATGCCAACTATCTGGCGGGAGCCTTTGTCGATGGAGAATGCCAAACGGTTAAGGAGAATTTGATCGAGTTGGACGAAGAGAACCTTCCGACGGTGATGGTGGCGCTGTTTGTTGAGAAAGCGACTCCTTTTATCGAAGAGTGGTTCGAGACTGTCGCCAAGTTGAACTATCCGAAGCAGAAGATGGATGTTTTCATTCACAACAATGTCGATCACCACAAACCAACTATCGATCAGTTTATAAAGCAATACACGAAGGAATACCGTTCATTCCGTATGGTGGACTACAGCGAAGATTTTGAGGAGCTTGCGGGTAGATCGTTGGCCGTCAATCAATGCCTTAAGAAGAAGTGCGACTACTTGTTCGTTGTCGATGCGGATGGTCACATTGACGATCCGGACACGCTGCGTCGGTTGATCACGCTGAACAGGGACATCATTTCGCCGGTGCTGACCCGTCCGGAGAAGGTTTGGAGCAATTTCTGGGGCGCTCTCAGCAGCCAAGGCTTTTACGCACGATCGAGTGActacatggacattgtcgggaGGAAAGTTTTGGGATTGTGGAACGTTCCGTTCATATCCACGGTTTACCTTGTGAAGAGCTCGGTCCTGCCAGAGTTCAGTTACGAGCTCACCAACACCGATCCCGATATGGCGCTATGTTGGCACATGCGTGCCAAGGGAATCTTCATGCACGTGGTCAATACGGAGCAGTTTGGACATCTCATCGACAGTGACTATTACGACGCCAACCGAACTCACCCGGATTTCTACCAACTGTTCAACAACAAGTACGACTGGGAGCGAAAGTACATCTCCGCTGACTACCATAAACAGCTGGAAAAGGACTTTGTTCCGGTGCAGCCGTGTCCGGACGTTTACTGGTTTTCGATTGGCACGGAAAAGTTCTGCGACCATCTGCGTGAAATCGTGGAAGCCTTTGGCAAATGGTCCGACGGCACCCACAGCGATAAACGTCTTCAGGGAGGTTACGAGGCGGTCCCAACGCGAGATATCCACATGAACCAAGTCGGACTCGAACAGGTCTGGCTCAAGTTCCTCCAGCTGTATGTAAAACCCCTGCAGGAGAAGGTCTTTATCGGATACTTCCATGAT CCGCCACGTTCCCTGATGAATTTTGTGGTGCGCTATCGGCCGGATGAGCAACCCTCTCTCCGACCTCACCACGACTCGTCCACGTACACCATCAACGTTGCACTCAACACTGCCGGAGTCGACTACGAAGGCGGAGGTTGTAAATTCCTCCGCTACAACTGCTCCGTGACGGACACGAAAAAGGGCTGGATGCTGATGCACCCGGGACGACTGACGCACTTCCATGAAGGGCTACTCACCACCAAAGGCACGCGCTACATTATGATTTCGTTCGTGGATCCGTAA